A window of Candidatus Cloacimonadota bacterium contains these coding sequences:
- a CDS encoding ABC transporter permease, with translation MLKNYLQITFRNMARHKVITLINILGLVLGITAFMLIMIWVGFEFSYDKYHENKDRIVRLCVDLEAGSHMIYPMSMPLAAPNLIEDFPEVVDAARLENPTRVSLKIGEETYQEAGFCHGDNSIFNVFSFPFVQGDSNSALKDPFTVVISQNIAENYFAESNPIGETLMINGIGPYTITGIFQNIPQNSHFKFQLMASFSTLFDQQKEMMENWFHIQFYTYLLLDKNVNWQQFEAKLPTFVNKYMGQMLDSFGAKLIFFMQPLTDIHLFSDLAGDIAPQADIKYLYLFIAIALFVLVIACINFINLATANASIRAKEIGMRKTIGSNRKQIVMQFLLESVILCFIAVLLSVSVLEMIRPYFGDIFGTYIDLSYLNLWQMTGIIMLFPIVVGILAGSYPAFYLSGLKPVNVLKSGIYKSKNRSSLRSVLVVFQFAISIILTISTLTIFSQINFMKYSDPGFKKNSMIVIPGVRQIIKQTSLEVLKNELSEISEIDGIGFSSLFPGRGTQKAIMFPEGFAEDDPQMGEKLFVDADFISTMNIDVVEGRNFSEELATDPQQSVLINQTAVQKFGWKKTVGKTFNMKSRDGGSYKMNVVGVVKDFHSSSLHNPIQPLIIYYNTDRVNYLVIKINSKNFEKTIQLIKKKIKQINPDHVLKYYFLDETLNTMYRRDQQTGKLALYFSSLSIILGCLGLLGLTSFLVQNRTKEIGIRKVLGSSVLDIIFLLTKEFCKLVVISVLIAWPISWFIIDKWLQNFAYRTEIGISVFIISGLFALSISIITVSSQTIKTARSNPVKTLKYE, from the coding sequence ATGTTAAAAAATTATTTACAAATCACATTTAGAAATATGGCCAGACATAAAGTAATTACACTTATCAATATTCTGGGGCTGGTTCTTGGCATTACAGCCTTTATGCTCATCATGATCTGGGTTGGTTTTGAGTTCAGTTACGACAAATACCACGAGAATAAGGATAGAATCGTAAGATTATGCGTTGATCTGGAAGCAGGCAGTCACATGATCTATCCAATGTCGATGCCACTGGCGGCACCAAATCTGATCGAAGATTTTCCAGAAGTTGTTGATGCAGCTCGCTTGGAAAATCCTACTCGGGTAAGTTTGAAAATCGGTGAAGAAACTTATCAGGAGGCGGGCTTTTGTCATGGCGATAATTCCATTTTCAATGTTTTCTCATTTCCATTTGTTCAAGGTGATAGCAATTCTGCACTGAAGGATCCTTTCACGGTTGTAATTTCACAAAATATTGCAGAAAATTATTTTGCAGAATCCAATCCAATTGGAGAAACCTTGATGATAAATGGAATTGGACCCTACACAATTACCGGAATATTTCAGAACATTCCGCAAAATTCCCATTTCAAATTTCAGTTAATGGCTTCCTTTTCTACACTTTTTGACCAGCAGAAAGAGATGATGGAAAACTGGTTTCACATCCAATTTTATACTTACCTGCTTCTAGATAAAAACGTAAATTGGCAACAGTTTGAAGCTAAGTTGCCGACCTTTGTAAACAAATATATGGGACAGATGCTGGATTCATTTGGAGCAAAATTGATATTCTTCATGCAACCACTAACTGATATTCATCTGTTTTCTGACCTGGCTGGTGATATCGCACCGCAAGCCGATATCAAATATTTGTATCTATTCATTGCAATTGCCCTGTTCGTTTTAGTGATTGCCTGTATAAATTTCATCAATCTGGCCACTGCCAATGCTTCCATCCGAGCCAAAGAGATCGGAATGCGAAAAACCATCGGATCGAATAGAAAACAGATCGTAATGCAATTTCTGCTGGAATCTGTGATCCTGTGTTTTATTGCCGTACTGCTTTCTGTTTCTGTTCTGGAAATGATCCGTCCATATTTTGGCGATATTTTTGGAACTTATATAGATCTGAGTTACTTAAATCTCTGGCAAATGACTGGAATAATTATGCTCTTTCCAATAGTAGTTGGAATATTAGCAGGTAGCTACCCGGCGTTTTATCTTTCTGGTCTAAAGCCTGTTAATGTATTGAAATCCGGTATTTACAAATCAAAAAATAGATCCAGCTTGAGAAGTGTGCTGGTGGTTTTCCAATTTGCTATTTCTATTATTCTGACAATTTCTACTCTCACTATTTTCAGTCAGATAAATTTCATGAAATATTCTGATCCTGGATTTAAAAAAAACAGTATGATCGTGATTCCCGGAGTTCGGCAGATCATTAAGCAAACTTCTCTGGAAGTACTAAAAAATGAACTTTCTGAAATTTCTGAAATTGACGGCATTGGATTTTCCTCGCTATTTCCCGGCAGGGGAACGCAGAAAGCGATCATGTTCCCGGAAGGTTTTGCTGAAGATGATCCGCAAATGGGAGAAAAACTATTTGTGGATGCAGACTTCATTTCCACGATGAATATTGATGTGGTGGAAGGTAGAAATTTTTCGGAAGAACTGGCAACCGATCCGCAGCAAAGTGTTCTCATCAACCAAACTGCAGTCCAAAAATTTGGTTGGAAGAAAACGGTCGGTAAAACTTTTAATATGAAAAGTCGTGACGGCGGCAGCTATAAAATGAATGTGGTGGGAGTGGTAAAAGATTTCCATTCAAGTTCTTTACACAATCCCATCCAACCGCTCATAATCTATTACAATACAGATCGAGTGAATTATCTTGTAATAAAGATCAACAGCAAAAACTTCGAAAAAACGATTCAGCTGATAAAGAAGAAGATCAAACAGATCAATCCGGATCACGTTTTGAAATACTATTTTTTGGATGAAACTTTGAATACTATGTATCGCAGGGATCAGCAGACAGGAAAGCTGGCACTTTATTTCAGTTCACTTTCTATTATTCTGGGATGTCTGGGATTGTTGGGATTAACTTCCTTCCTGGTGCAGAACAGAACTAAAGAGATCGGCATACGAAAAGTGCTGGGCTCATCGGTTTTAGATATTATTTTCCTGCTAACCAAAGAGTTCTGTAAACTTGTGGTGATCTCGGTGCTAATTGCCTGGCCCATTTCCTGGTTCATCATTGATAAGTGGCTGCAGAATTTTGCTTATCGCACAGAAATTGGAATATCTGTTTTCATTATTTCCGGTCTGTTTGCGCTTTCTATATCCATCATCACTGTTAGTTCGCAAACCATTAAAACAGCCAGATCAAATCCGGTGAAAACGTTGAAATATGAATAA
- a CDS encoding ABC transporter permease, whose protein sequence is MLKNYFKVAFRNIARHKGFSFINIIGLAIGMAVCILILLWVRHELSYDRFHVNVDNIFRVVEMQEQSGEPFPVAVTPAALGPAILEDFPEVINFTRFQTYSFGYIPCGEEMLKANITLADHGLFEMFSFSILAGDKQKMFDDLFNMVISEETAYKIFGDENPIGQTIELNENTIFNVTGVFQNIPDNSHLDFDFVVPFEILKEFGGDLEGWGSNSYYTYIQLQENANWQELDKKIDNYLTDHDAGYPVVVNLQPLTEIHLHSHYVADLDGHGDIIYVRIFSIIALFILLIACINFMNLSTARSTKRAREVGLRKIVGSSRNKLIIQFFGESIFLAIIAMIVALVFVELAIPFFNDISGKELSLFNNSGVIWLLLLLTVITGLMSGIYPALLLSSFKPVSVLKSSLIGGQRKGVFRKILVIVQFSLSIILIISTILIHKQINFIFQSDVGFSRDQIVSFSSRGLSSEDLNVFKEEVKNISGINSITATSQYPTDFANSGYGFKWEGLGDEERVLIHNLTVGYDFFESFEMEMVEGRSFSRQFPSDTLAYVINEKAVEVMGFSNPTEQMIEDLYAEISGPIIGVVKNFNYKHIRNKVEPLVIRFDPNLMGVFHAKIQSGNIQEVLDKMETVWQEFVPDNPFEYRFLDDMFERMYNAEKQMGKIFDYFTGFAILISCLGLFGLASFMTEQRFKEIGIRKVLGASISSVMLLLVKEFTKWVLIANIIAWPVAWFVMNKWLQSFAYKTDFGLWIFVVSGLSALIVAVITISFRSFNAAIQNPVKALKYE, encoded by the coding sequence ATGCTGAAGAATTACTTTAAAGTTGCATTTAGAAATATTGCAAGACACAAAGGATTTTCGTTCATAAATATAATAGGATTGGCCATTGGTATGGCAGTTTGTATTCTTATCTTACTTTGGGTGCGTCATGAACTCAGTTATGATCGATTTCACGTGAATGTCGACAACATTTTCCGTGTAGTGGAAATGCAGGAACAATCCGGCGAACCGTTTCCGGTTGCGGTTACACCAGCAGCATTAGGACCGGCCATATTGGAAGATTTTCCTGAAGTTATAAATTTCACTCGTTTTCAGACCTACTCATTTGGCTACATTCCCTGCGGTGAGGAAATGCTGAAAGCTAATATTACGTTGGCAGATCACGGACTCTTCGAAATGTTCTCTTTTTCAATATTAGCAGGAGATAAACAAAAGATGTTTGATGATCTTTTCAATATGGTTATTTCAGAAGAAACAGCTTATAAAATTTTCGGAGATGAAAATCCGATCGGGCAAACTATCGAATTAAATGAAAACACCATTTTTAATGTAACAGGTGTTTTCCAGAATATACCCGATAACTCCCATCTGGATTTTGATTTTGTAGTACCATTTGAGATTCTGAAAGAATTCGGCGGTGACCTGGAAGGCTGGGGATCAAATTCCTATTATACTTATATTCAATTGCAGGAAAATGCAAACTGGCAGGAACTGGATAAAAAGATAGATAATTATCTGACTGATCATGATGCCGGCTATCCGGTTGTTGTAAATCTGCAGCCACTCACCGAGATCCATTTACATTCACATTATGTAGCAGACCTGGATGGACACGGTGACATTATTTATGTTCGAATCTTTTCTATAATTGCCTTGTTCATATTGCTGATCGCCTGCATCAATTTCATGAACCTTTCCACAGCTCGCAGCACCAAACGAGCCAGAGAAGTAGGCCTTAGAAAAATAGTCGGATCAAGCAGGAATAAATTGATCATTCAATTTTTTGGAGAATCTATTTTCCTGGCGATCATAGCGATGATCGTTGCACTTGTCTTCGTGGAACTTGCGATTCCGTTTTTCAACGATATCTCGGGCAAAGAACTCAGTCTTTTCAATAATTCAGGAGTGATCTGGCTGCTGCTTTTACTTACTGTCATCACTGGTTTGATGTCGGGAATTTATCCTGCTCTGCTGCTATCATCCTTTAAACCTGTATCGGTTTTGAAGAGTTCATTAATCGGAGGACAGCGAAAAGGAGTCTTTCGCAAAATATTGGTTATTGTGCAATTCTCACTTTCCATCATTCTGATAATCAGCACGATTTTAATTCATAAACAGATAAATTTCATCTTCCAATCAGATGTTGGCTTTAGTCGTGATCAGATCGTCAGCTTTAGTTCGCGGGGATTGTCTTCCGAAGATTTGAATGTTTTCAAAGAAGAAGTGAAAAATATTTCAGGGATAAATTCTATCACTGCAACCAGCCAATATCCCACCGATTTCGCCAATTCCGGCTATGGTTTCAAATGGGAAGGTCTTGGTGATGAGGAGCGCGTACTCATTCACAATCTGACGGTTGGTTATGATTTCTTTGAATCATTCGAAATGGAGATGGTGGAAGGCCGCAGTTTTTCCAGACAGTTTCCATCTGATACTCTGGCCTATGTGATCAACGAAAAAGCAGTGGAAGTGATGGGCTTTTCCAATCCGACCGAACAGATGATAGAAGACCTGTATGCCGAAATTTCCGGACCGATAATTGGAGTGGTGAAGAATTTTAATTATAAGCATATCCGCAACAAAGTTGAACCTTTGGTTATTCGTTTTGACCCCAACCTGATGGGAGTATTTCATGCGAAGATCCAATCTGGAAATATACAGGAAGTTCTGGATAAAATGGAAACAGTCTGGCAAGAATTTGTACCGGATAATCCCTTTGAATACAGGTTTCTCGATGATATGTTTGAAAGAATGTATAATGCAGAAAAACAGATGGGAAAAATTTTCGATTACTTTACCGGTTTTGCTATTCTCATTTCCTGTCTTGGTTTGTTCGGTCTGGCTTCCTTTATGACAGAACAGAGATTCAAGGAAATCGGCATCCGCAAAGTTCTGGGTGCATCTATCAGCAGTGTGATGCTGCTGCTGGTAAAAGAATTTACGAAATGGGTTTTGATCGCCAATATCATTGCCTGGCCTGTTGCCTGGTTTGTGATGAATAAATGGCTGCAGAGTTTTGCCTATAAAACGGATTTCGGTCTCTGGATATTTGTTGTTTCAGGTTTGAGTGCACTAATCGTTGCAGTTATCACGATCAGCTTCCGCTCCTTTAATGCTGCAATTCAGAATCCTGTGAAAGCGTTGAAATATGAGTAA